From the Lancefieldella sp. Marseille-Q7238 genome, one window contains:
- the rpsF gene encoding 30S ribosomal protein S6: MKAYELLYFVDPSSSEEIRAGVMKRIDVAITTDGGVVDNVEDWGKRKLAFEIDKLTEGDYTLINFHADPMQIAELDRVLRINDAVKRHMIVRRVDKD, translated from the coding sequence ATGAAGGCCTATGAACTGTTGTATTTTGTCGATCCGTCCTCTTCCGAGGAGATTCGCGCCGGTGTTATGAAGCGTATTGACGTTGCCATTACCACCGATGGAGGCGTAGTCGACAACGTCGAGGACTGGGGTAAGCGCAAGCTTGCTTTTGAAATCGACAAACTTACCGAGGGTGATTACACCCTTATCAACTTCCATGCAGATCCAATGCAGATTGCAGAGCTCGATCGAGTTTTGCGCATCAATGACGCCGTAAAGCGCCACATGATCGTGCGCCGTGTCGACAAGGACTAA
- a CDS encoding DUF2232 domain-containing protein, whose amino-acid sequence MKGKRDNTGLPPVPRGTQGTHTQGSRDAQGSEKRFGSYDAKRSVAHEQPSFEQGLLLVALGALVCSYLTFVGAALVSYGMVVTCYKRGWREALGASLLALLAVGGIGYLSGGFAALTSAFCAGFIAVCVGVSVSRGLSTTSINLVIIAAGALLILGGYALLAALDGTTLSASVDEAFEFYRSQYANVSLNGSVGFAYLKGLMKLFWPTSFTLVALAYYVVARIGARGAYRGLGGNRTLLPQLAEYDVPLWLVALGILTLAVYAASPTLPYYGDEAFQASVNVLTAIRFALVVQGVAVVAWFLRRHGVSPVLTMALFIFAAFLEIQVGIVTFVGLADIWANFRRLSRGKRPGGEKTAQTKNQSASAD is encoded by the coding sequence ATGAAAGGCAAGCGAGATAATACGGGCCTGCCTCCTGTTCCGCGCGGTACACAGGGAACTCATACCCAGGGTTCTCGTGATGCGCAAGGTTCAGAGAAACGCTTTGGGTCTTATGACGCGAAGCGCTCGGTGGCTCATGAGCAGCCTTCGTTTGAGCAGGGGCTCTTACTAGTGGCTTTAGGAGCGTTGGTCTGCTCATATCTTACCTTTGTCGGCGCAGCCCTCGTAAGCTATGGCATGGTTGTTACCTGCTATAAGAGAGGTTGGCGAGAAGCACTGGGCGCTTCATTGTTGGCGCTTCTTGCGGTTGGCGGGATAGGATATCTTTCTGGAGGCTTTGCCGCGTTGACAAGCGCGTTTTGCGCCGGCTTTATCGCGGTATGCGTTGGTGTTTCTGTCTCGCGTGGTCTATCGACAACTAGCATAAATTTGGTGATTATTGCCGCAGGAGCCCTCCTCATTCTGGGGGGATATGCCCTGCTCGCTGCCTTAGACGGGACGACACTTTCCGCCAGCGTTGACGAAGCGTTTGAATTTTACCGGTCGCAGTATGCCAATGTGTCCCTGAACGGTTCAGTTGGTTTTGCGTATCTCAAAGGCCTAATGAAGCTCTTTTGGCCCACAAGCTTTACCTTGGTTGCGCTGGCATACTATGTTGTCGCGCGTATTGGTGCACGAGGTGCTTATCGCGGCCTTGGAGGAAACCGTACGCTTTTGCCGCAGCTTGCGGAGTACGATGTGCCTCTATGGCTTGTGGCGTTGGGCATTTTGACGCTTGCGGTATATGCGGCAAGTCCAACGCTTCCGTATTACGGAGACGAGGCGTTTCAGGCGTCTGTTAACGTACTGACGGCAATACGGTTCGCCTTAGTTGTTCAGGGCGTCGCTGTGGTTGCATGGTTCTTGCGGCGCCATGGCGTATCACCCGTGCTGACGATGGCTTTATTTATATTCGCGGCGTTTCTCGAAATTCAGGTTGGTATAGTAACTTTTGTCGGTCTAGCCGATATCTGGGCGAACTTCCGGCGCCTTTCGCGTGGGAAGAGGCCTGGCGGCGAGAAGACCGCACAAACAAAAAATCAGTCGGCTTCGGCTGACTGA
- the rpsR gene encoding 30S ribosomal protein S18, giving the protein MAQQKQDFQRQPRRKYCQFCKEDTEYIDYKDTQLLRKYMTDRGKIKPRRVTGTCTQHQHDIALAIKRAREMALLPYTVAVVSSRGGRNRG; this is encoded by the coding sequence ATGGCTCAGCAGAAACAAGATTTTCAGCGTCAGCCGCGTCGCAAGTATTGCCAGTTCTGCAAGGAGGATACTGAGTATATTGACTACAAGGATACTCAGCTTCTTCGCAAGTACATGACCGACCGCGGTAAAATCAAACCTCGTCGCGTCACTGGCACCTGCACGCAGCATCAACACGACATTGCGCTTGCTATCAAGCGCGCTCGTGAGATGGCTCTTCTGCCTTACACCGTTGCGGTCGTTTCAAGCCGCGGTGGCCGTAATCGCGGATAG
- a CDS encoding ABC transporter substrate-binding protein — translation MTNLTRRGFFGMSAIAAGLGLAACNNSDKKDDSDKSGDSKGAADVNSIETVGASEELVKAAKEEGKLVVYGSCEEEYMNAVCNNFKKLYGIEVQAQRLSTGEVAAKIEEENGHPSADVWFGGTTDPYNVTSAKGLLEQYEPKNASHLISDKFKSTNNDWYGIYKGILGIMYDKNELERLKVDPPQDYKDLTDAKYKGLIWSSNYNTAGTAKLIINTVIQKYGHDQGVQYLVDLDKNIAQYTKSGSGPSKAIGTGECVIGIGMLHDGIYQIVDQEHDNIGLQIPSSGASYEVGATAIFKGAEHANAAKLWVEYALSPACVNLAQENGSYQFLVIDNAQQPKIAEEYGLDPNNVMDYNFEDAKKNTEQYVKDVMTALGGGDNRFKTE, via the coding sequence ATGACTAACCTTACTCGTCGCGGCTTTTTTGGCATGAGCGCGATTGCGGCCGGCCTAGGTCTTGCAGCGTGCAACAATTCAGACAAAAAAGACGATTCCGACAAGAGCGGTGACTCAAAAGGCGCGGCCGACGTCAACTCTATTGAGACTGTTGGCGCTTCTGAAGAGCTGGTAAAAGCCGCTAAAGAAGAGGGCAAGCTGGTAGTGTATGGCTCCTGTGAAGAGGAGTATATGAATGCCGTGTGCAACAACTTTAAAAAGCTGTATGGCATTGAGGTTCAGGCGCAGCGTCTGTCCACCGGTGAAGTTGCCGCAAAGATTGAGGAAGAAAACGGACATCCGTCTGCTGACGTGTGGTTCGGTGGCACAACTGATCCCTATAATGTGACATCCGCAAAAGGCCTGCTTGAGCAGTATGAGCCAAAGAACGCGTCCCACTTGATTTCTGATAAGTTCAAGAGCACGAATAACGATTGGTATGGCATTTACAAGGGCATCTTGGGTATTATGTACGATAAGAACGAGCTTGAGCGTCTCAAGGTTGATCCTCCGCAGGACTACAAGGACCTCACTGACGCTAAGTATAAGGGTCTTATCTGGTCGTCCAACTACAATACCGCCGGTACTGCGAAGCTGATTATCAATACCGTTATTCAGAAGTATGGTCACGACCAGGGCGTGCAGTATCTTGTTGATCTCGATAAAAACATCGCCCAATATACCAAGAGCGGCTCTGGCCCCTCTAAGGCCATTGGCACTGGCGAGTGCGTTATCGGCATCGGCATGCTCCACGACGGTATCTACCAGATTGTTGACCAGGAGCATGACAACATCGGTCTTCAGATTCCAAGTTCAGGCGCATCCTATGAGGTTGGTGCAACAGCGATCTTCAAGGGAGCGGAGCACGCCAATGCGGCAAAGCTTTGGGTTGAATACGCCCTGTCTCCCGCCTGCGTGAACCTCGCTCAGGAGAACGGTTCCTATCAGTTCCTGGTGATTGATAACGCTCAGCAGCCAAAGATTGCCGAGGAGTACGGTCTGGATCCGAACAACGTTATGGATTACAACTTTGAGGACGCGAAGAAGAATACCGAGCAGTACGTTAAAGATGTAATGACAGCCCTGGGCGGCGGAGACAACCGCTTTAAGACAGAATAA
- the ssb gene encoding single-stranded DNA-binding protein: MSINRVNISGNLTRDPELRSTAGGTQILSFGVAVNDRRRNAQTGEWEDVPNFIDCVVFGQRADALSRFLSKGSKVAIEGKLRYSTWETKEGQRRSKLEVVVDEVEFLSRNQQQASAAPAPVQQPSAPTYAAPAPQAAAPAPQAPAAPAADVYDEDIPF; the protein is encoded by the coding sequence ATGAGCATTAACAGAGTGAATATTTCGGGCAATCTGACTCGCGACCCTGAGCTTCGCTCAACAGCGGGCGGCACCCAGATTCTTTCATTCGGGGTTGCCGTTAACGATCGTCGCAGAAATGCACAGACCGGCGAGTGGGAAGATGTTCCCAACTTTATTGATTGCGTGGTGTTTGGCCAGCGTGCCGATGCGCTTTCCCGCTTCCTCTCCAAGGGTTCGAAGGTTGCCATTGAAGGCAAGCTTCGTTACAGCACTTGGGAGACGAAAGAGGGACAGCGTCGCAGCAAACTTGAGGTTGTTGTGGACGAAGTTGAGTTCCTTTCCAGGAATCAGCAGCAGGCAAGCGCTGCTCCCGCTCCCGTACAGCAGCCATCGGCGCCCACATACGCGGCGCCCGCTCCACAGGCTGCCGCCCCCGCTCCGCAGGCACCTGCCGCGCCAGCAGCTGATGTCTACGACGAGGACATTCCGTTTTAA
- a CDS encoding ABC transporter ATP-binding protein, which produces MAIEKKGIRLEHLSKIYQDQKTGKDFYAVQDANITIAPGEFVTLLGPSGCGKTTILRMIAGFESPDEGKIFLGDEQIDELTPNKRDTAMVFQSYALLPHYNIFDNVAYGLKLRKMDKATIREKVLHILALVGLEGMEERMTNQLSGGQQQRVALARALVIEPSVLLFDEPLSNLDAKLRVDMRNEIRRIQQEAGITAIYVTHDQSEAMALSDNIIIMKKGVVDQIGDPQTVYYHPIDEFVADFIGESNFLHAAITKKTDADTALCEFEGHNFEVSGCSHLKEGDSCCIVLRPESARLADEGVLACDVVLSRFMGHYQNYQVMVGDTLVKITDFNPRTHKIYNVGDHAYVNFTRDEVHVL; this is translated from the coding sequence ATGGCAATAGAGAAAAAAGGCATCCGCCTCGAACATCTTTCCAAAATCTACCAAGACCAAAAGACTGGCAAAGACTTCTACGCCGTGCAAGACGCCAATATTACCATCGCTCCCGGCGAGTTTGTAACGCTGCTTGGACCTTCAGGCTGTGGCAAAACCACTATTTTGCGTATGATTGCCGGTTTTGAGAGTCCCGATGAGGGAAAGATTTTCCTCGGCGACGAGCAAATCGACGAACTGACGCCCAACAAGCGCGACACCGCCATGGTATTTCAGAGCTACGCCCTGCTGCCGCACTATAACATTTTTGATAATGTCGCCTACGGACTCAAGCTCCGTAAGATGGATAAGGCTACTATTCGCGAGAAGGTCCTGCACATTCTTGCGCTTGTCGGACTTGAAGGCATGGAAGAGCGCATGACCAACCAGCTTTCCGGCGGTCAGCAGCAGCGCGTTGCCTTGGCTCGCGCCCTTGTCATAGAGCCCAGCGTATTGCTCTTTGACGAGCCGCTCTCCAATCTTGACGCGAAGTTGCGCGTGGATATGCGCAATGAGATTCGCCGGATACAGCAAGAGGCGGGCATCACTGCTATCTACGTGACGCACGACCAGTCCGAGGCAATGGCGCTTTCGGATAACATCATCATCATGAAGAAGGGTGTTGTCGACCAGATTGGCGATCCGCAGACGGTATACTATCACCCAATCGATGAATTTGTCGCCGACTTTATTGGCGAGTCAAACTTTTTGCACGCGGCGATTACGAAAAAGACCGACGCCGACACGGCTTTGTGTGAGTTTGAGGGCCACAACTTTGAGGTAAGCGGATGCTCTCACCTGAAGGAAGGGGACAGCTGCTGCATCGTTTTGCGGCCCGAGTCAGCAAGGCTTGCCGATGAAGGCGTCTTGGCGTGTGATGTGGTACTTTCCCGCTTTATGGGTCATTACCAGAATTACCAGGTCATGGTTGGCGACACGCTTGTGAAAATTACCGACTTCAACCCCCGCACACATAAGATTTATAACGTGGGAGACCATGCTTACGTCAACTTCACCAGGGATGAAGTGCATGTTTTGTAG
- a CDS encoding DUF4013 domain-containing protein — translation MMVSAQELEGFRRDRYFARAWTLTTKNKGWWKTALLLTLACLVPVVGPLGVSGYIAEWMRTVAWGNNISITDNKTSVGQSISSGWRMFVVGLVYCLAFGLLGIAALFIPVLNGILFPFFVIAGILLSYFVIVAQLRATIYQKLSAGFNVRAVVQMFKHGFPGLCRIYALSIVGEFIVGSLGSMFMGGTFIAYFSALLNEGFVFGGRMTLSAYYRMLNAALMATIPSFLVNAILIAAISVVLNLVISAAFALWMRQFNLPSWGKSSDPLPPYLYDPRDEAIAEEARQATAAEKEPVAQPVTPVQPASTQPAPAQSVPDQTAEPAAPATDVAAPAAPTTETDVEVVPFGQSGQVSEKPAKESAGEQGTNTDPFAPTQQ, via the coding sequence ATGATGGTATCTGCTCAGGAACTTGAGGGCTTCCGTCGGGATCGCTATTTTGCCCGCGCCTGGACCCTTACAACGAAGAATAAGGGTTGGTGGAAAACCGCGCTGCTGCTGACTCTTGCGTGCCTTGTTCCCGTTGTGGGACCGCTTGGCGTATCAGGGTATATTGCCGAATGGATGCGCACGGTTGCATGGGGTAACAACATCAGCATTACAGATAACAAGACAAGTGTTGGTCAGTCAATCTCAAGCGGTTGGCGTATGTTTGTTGTGGGGCTTGTATATTGTCTCGCATTTGGCCTTTTGGGTATAGCGGCTCTCTTTATTCCAGTGCTTAACGGCATCCTGTTCCCGTTTTTTGTTATTGCAGGCATTTTGTTGAGCTACTTTGTGATTGTTGCTCAGCTCCGCGCTACCATTTATCAGAAATTGAGCGCGGGCTTTAACGTCAGGGCTGTCGTTCAGATGTTTAAGCATGGATTTCCTGGTTTATGCCGGATTTATGCACTCAGCATAGTTGGAGAGTTTATTGTCGGATCCCTTGGATCGATGTTTATGGGAGGTACGTTTATCGCGTACTTTTCCGCCCTGCTGAATGAAGGATTTGTCTTTGGCGGCCGTATGACGTTAAGCGCTTACTATCGTATGCTCAATGCCGCGCTGATGGCGACGATTCCTTCTTTCTTGGTGAACGCTATTCTTATTGCTGCTATTTCTGTTGTGCTGAATTTAGTAATCAGCGCGGCGTTTGCTTTGTGGATGCGCCAGTTTAATCTTCCCTCCTGGGGTAAAAGCAGCGATCCTTTGCCGCCGTATCTGTATGATCCTCGCGATGAAGCGATTGCTGAAGAAGCGCGGCAGGCTACGGCTGCCGAAAAAGAGCCAGTCGCTCAGCCTGTTACTCCCGTACAGCCTGCTTCGACGCAGCCCGCCCCAGCGCAGTCTGTGCCTGATCAAACCGCAGAACCAGCGGCTCCGGCAACTGACGTGGCAGCGCCGGCAGCTCCAACAACCGAAACTGACGTAGAGGTTGTCCCGTTTGGACAGTCAGGACAGGTGTCCGAGAAGCCCGCTAAAGAATCCGCTGGTGAGCAGGGAACAAATACCGATCCGTTCGCGCCAACGCAACAGTAG
- the rplI gene encoding 50S ribosomal protein L9: protein MKVILLGELRGKGGEGDIVEVAQGYAENFLFPQKIAQPATPGNIKQLEERRHNIAKREAERLADAEATKAALDGKLVTVDAKIGEERQLFGSVTPAQIANAIKDQLGVEIDRKRIVHSAAIKTAGRHKVIVDLYREVEATVSVQVGPEEAAEEVEPAVAVNESIAVESEEVVSETETEKAETTE, encoded by the coding sequence ATGAAAGTAATTCTCTTGGGCGAGCTTCGTGGTAAGGGCGGAGAGGGCGACATCGTAGAGGTTGCCCAGGGCTATGCAGAGAACTTCCTGTTCCCTCAAAAGATTGCCCAGCCCGCTACCCCAGGCAACATTAAACAGCTTGAGGAGCGTCGCCACAATATCGCCAAGCGTGAAGCCGAGCGTCTTGCGGATGCGGAGGCTACAAAGGCCGCCCTTGACGGCAAGCTCGTTACCGTTGACGCCAAGATTGGCGAGGAGAGACAGCTGTTTGGTTCTGTCACTCCCGCGCAGATTGCCAACGCCATCAAAGATCAGCTTGGCGTTGAAATTGATCGTAAGCGCATTGTGCATAGCGCCGCTATCAAGACCGCCGGTCGCCACAAGGTGATTGTTGACCTTTACCGTGAGGTTGAGGCTACGGTTTCTGTTCAGGTTGGTCCTGAAGAGGCCGCGGAAGAGGTTGAGCCTGCCGTTGCGGTGAACGAAAGTATCGCTGTGGAGTCCGAAGAAGTTGTTTCTGAGACGGAGACTGAGAAGGCAGAGACCACAG
- a CDS encoding iron ABC transporter permease produces the protein MAKTQSARLERKKLLGDPILVSTIVVLIAFLTLFILYPLAILLVDSVVSDKGFTFDVFTRVLAMPTFINAITNTLRVGFAVGILSALVGLLFAYVEVYVKLRTRVMTGLFRVVSMLPVVSPPFVLSLSMIMMFGKKGLITRGLLGIFDNNIYGFWGIFIVQAMTFFPVCYMMLRGLLKNIDPSLEEAARDMGASRWKVFTSVTLPLILPGLGNAFLVSFIESIADFANPMIIGGSYDTLATTIYLQITGAYDKQGAAAMAVILLSITLLMFAVQKFVLEAKSTSTLSGKATRARMLITDNSVRIPLSILCAAVALFVVGMYLCVPYGSFVRSWGSNYELTTKWFTQVFTKYHGLQAFHDSFMLSLIAAPITALLSMIISYLVVKRRFRFRGFIEAVSMLAMAVPGTVLGVGYIRGFSSGVMHTGFLQGLYGTGIILIIVFVVRSLPTGTRSGISALRQIDKSIEESAYDMGADSFTVFMTVTLPLIKDSFLSGLVTAFVRSITAISAVILLVTPQYLLITVQINEFAGKGSYGMACAFATILIVITYGSVLLMNWAIKHFGTSRALKEE, from the coding sequence ATGGCAAAGACTCAAAGCGCGCGGCTTGAAAGAAAGAAGCTGCTGGGCGACCCGATTTTGGTATCGACCATTGTCGTGCTCATCGCATTTCTCACCCTCTTTATCCTGTATCCCTTGGCCATTCTTTTGGTTGACTCCGTTGTATCGGATAAGGGATTTACATTTGACGTGTTTACGCGCGTATTGGCGATGCCCACATTTATCAACGCCATTACTAATACGCTGAGGGTCGGTTTTGCCGTAGGTATCCTGTCCGCGCTTGTAGGACTCCTTTTCGCCTATGTTGAGGTGTATGTAAAGCTCCGCACACGCGTTATGACGGGGCTGTTCCGTGTGGTGTCCATGCTTCCGGTAGTCTCTCCTCCCTTTGTGCTGTCGCTTTCCATGATTATGATGTTTGGCAAAAAAGGCCTTATCACCCGTGGTCTCTTGGGAATTTTTGACAACAATATCTACGGGTTCTGGGGTATTTTCATTGTACAGGCCATGACCTTTTTCCCCGTGTGTTACATGATGCTCAGAGGACTACTCAAAAATATTGACCCGTCCCTGGAAGAGGCCGCGCGCGATATGGGCGCCAGCCGCTGGAAAGTGTTTACCAGCGTTACGCTGCCGCTTATTTTACCCGGATTAGGTAACGCGTTTCTCGTGTCATTTATCGAGTCGATTGCCGACTTTGCAAACCCCATGATTATCGGCGGTTCGTACGACACTCTGGCAACAACTATCTACCTGCAGATTACCGGCGCCTATGACAAGCAGGGAGCGGCTGCTATGGCAGTTATCCTGCTTTCGATTACCCTGCTCATGTTTGCGGTACAAAAGTTTGTGCTGGAGGCGAAAAGTACCTCGACGCTGTCGGGAAAGGCGACGCGTGCACGTATGCTTATTACCGACAATTCAGTTCGCATTCCACTTTCCATTCTTTGTGCAGCGGTTGCCCTCTTTGTCGTAGGTATGTACCTGTGTGTTCCCTACGGATCATTTGTCCGCTCCTGGGGTTCCAACTATGAGCTTACGACAAAATGGTTTACACAGGTCTTCACTAAGTATCACGGTCTGCAGGCCTTCCACGACTCATTCATGTTGTCACTCATCGCGGCGCCCATCACCGCTCTTCTCTCGATGATTATCTCGTATCTGGTGGTAAAGAGGCGCTTCAGGTTCCGCGGTTTTATCGAGGCCGTTTCTATGCTTGCCATGGCTGTTCCCGGTACGGTTTTGGGTGTCGGCTACATCCGAGGTTTTTCCAGCGGCGTTATGCATACCGGCTTTTTGCAGGGTCTCTACGGTACGGGCATTATTCTAATCATCGTATTTGTAGTGCGCTCGCTTCCTACGGGCACACGCTCGGGCATTTCGGCGCTGCGCCAGATTGACAAGTCCATCGAGGAGTCTGCTTACGATATGGGCGCAGACAGCTTTACCGTGTTCATGACGGTTACCCTGCCACTTATTAAGGATTCGTTCCTTTCAGGCCTTGTTACGGCGTTCGTGCGTTCCATTACGGCAATTTCCGCCGTTATTTTGCTGGTAACCCCGCAGTATCTGCTTATTACCGTTCAAATCAATGAATTTGCGGGCAAAGGATCGTATGGCATGGCGTGCGCCTTTGCGACAATCCTGATTGTTATTACCTACGGTTCGGTTTTGCTGATGAACTGGGCTATAAAGCACTTTGGAACTAGCCGCGCGCTCAAGGAGGAGTAG
- the typA gene encoding translational GTPase TypA: MRQEKIRNIAIIAHVDHGKTTLVDQMLKATDAFRENQQVQERILDSNDQERERGITILAKNISIEYDGVKINVIDTPGHADFGGEVERVLKMADGALLLVDAAEGPMPQTRFVLRHAIDAGLSIMMVVNKIDRDGARPEEVVNDALDLMMDLGATDEQLEFTMEHVVFASAVNGYARLKPEDDNDNMLPLLDMIVEGLPAPDVDIEGPLAMQCVTIDHSEYVGRIGIGRVYSGTIHTGDKILVVKNDGSRAMSQVKQLFTFDYLGRKETSEVAAGDIGAVVGIESTDIGDVYTDPENPVELDPIEIDPPTLSIIFEPSSSPLVGREGDIVGGRQLKERLMTEAENNVTMHIEELPDKTGIEVSGRGILHLSVLMEDMRREGFEFQVGRPRVLFKKDAQGHKVEPIEQAVVECPGEYSGKVIEVFGNAGGTMVSMNTGATQTHLEFKIPTRGIMGLKTRVLNVTHGDAVFYHTFLEYGPFAGDIGGRQNGAMISMSTEKAVAYALGTLQERGQLFVAPGTECYEGMLVGERSKPGDMVVNIARTKNLGNQRSATADISVQLTPPRTFTLEEALEYIMDDELVEVTPQNIRMRKRILSGTERRKWAVRNGMVKK, encoded by the coding sequence ATGCGTCAGGAAAAGATTAGAAATATCGCCATTATCGCCCACGTCGACCACGGCAAGACCACGCTCGTTGACCAAATGCTGAAAGCCACGGACGCGTTCCGTGAAAATCAGCAGGTTCAGGAGCGTATTCTTGACTCAAATGATCAGGAGCGCGAGCGTGGTATCACCATTCTGGCCAAAAATATTTCGATTGAATATGACGGCGTTAAGATTAATGTAATCGACACGCCTGGCCACGCGGATTTTGGCGGCGAAGTCGAGCGTGTGCTTAAAATGGCCGACGGCGCGCTTTTGCTAGTTGACGCAGCTGAGGGCCCTATGCCGCAGACACGCTTTGTTCTGCGCCACGCCATTGATGCAGGTCTTTCTATCATGATGGTGGTGAACAAGATTGATCGCGATGGTGCCCGCCCGGAAGAAGTAGTGAATGACGCCCTCGATTTGATGATGGATCTTGGCGCCACTGATGAGCAGCTTGAGTTTACGATGGAACACGTGGTTTTTGCTTCCGCGGTAAATGGATATGCTCGGCTTAAGCCGGAAGACGACAATGACAACATGCTGCCGCTTTTGGACATGATTGTTGAGGGCTTGCCTGCTCCTGATGTGGACATTGAAGGTCCTTTGGCCATGCAGTGTGTGACCATCGATCACTCAGAGTATGTCGGCAGAATTGGTATTGGGCGCGTGTATTCGGGCACCATCCATACGGGCGATAAGATTCTCGTGGTAAAAAATGACGGATCTCGTGCTATGAGTCAGGTAAAACAGCTCTTTACCTTTGATTATTTGGGACGCAAAGAGACGTCTGAGGTTGCCGCTGGCGATATTGGAGCCGTTGTAGGCATTGAATCGACTGATATTGGCGATGTATATACTGATCCTGAAAATCCCGTTGAGCTTGATCCTATCGAGATTGATCCTCCCACGCTATCCATCATTTTTGAGCCCTCAAGTTCGCCTTTAGTGGGTCGTGAAGGAGACATTGTAGGAGGCCGTCAGCTCAAAGAGCGCTTGATGACCGAAGCGGAAAACAATGTCACCATGCATATCGAGGAGCTTCCCGATAAGACGGGCATTGAGGTTTCCGGCCGCGGTATTTTGCACCTTTCCGTCCTTATGGAGGATATGCGCCGCGAGGGCTTTGAGTTTCAGGTAGGGCGTCCGCGTGTTCTTTTTAAGAAGGACGCTCAAGGACACAAGGTTGAGCCCATTGAGCAGGCCGTTGTCGAGTGCCCCGGTGAGTATTCCGGTAAAGTCATTGAGGTCTTTGGCAACGCGGGCGGCACCATGGTCAGCATGAATACTGGCGCAACGCAGACGCACCTTGAGTTCAAGATTCCTACACGCGGCATTATGGGCCTCAAAACGCGCGTCCTCAATGTAACCCATGGTGACGCTGTTTTCTATCATACTTTCCTGGAGTATGGTCCTTTCGCTGGCGATATTGGCGGCAGGCAAAATGGCGCTATGATATCAATGTCTACCGAGAAGGCCGTTGCCTATGCCTTGGGTACGCTGCAGGAACGCGGACAGCTCTTTGTCGCTCCGGGCACTGAGTGCTATGAGGGAATGCTGGTAGGAGAGCGCTCAAAGCCTGGCGACATGGTAGTCAACATTGCTCGCACCAAAAATTTAGGTAATCAGCGTTCGGCAACGGCGGATATCTCCGTGCAGCTGACGCCTCCACGTACGTTTACGCTGGAAGAGGCGCTGGAATATATTATGGATGACGAGCTGGTTGAGGTTACGCCGCAAAACATCCGCATGCGTAAGCGTATTCTGTCCGGTACCGAGCGCCGCAAGTGGGCAGTGCGAAACGGTATGGTCAAGAAATAG
- a CDS encoding TRIC cation channel family protein — translation MPPFFSPCGMDYISVAVPSWLDLATVIVGALAGIIVARKRHLDLVGFVGLGLLGGLGGGLIRDVMMQHGGVYMLDSPYAIPAAVLTALIVFFFPRPLDKFPRALEWVDIISVALFAVVGTDKALIYHLLPMSIILMGSITGVGGGMLRDVFLGDIPRIFQRSNLYAFCAVAGSTSYWAAVTYAHISKPWAAVLCVIVTVGLRRWSLHYDVLSPADVDLTPHVMERVHKFRAKPNSKLTQEKPED, via the coding sequence ATGCCGCCGTTCTTCTCGCCCTGTGGCATGGATTATATTTCCGTAGCCGTGCCTTCATGGCTTGACCTTGCAACGGTTATCGTCGGCGCGCTTGCAGGCATTATCGTGGCTCGCAAACGTCACTTAGATCTTGTAGGTTTCGTAGGTTTAGGACTTCTGGGAGGCCTTGGTGGAGGGCTCATCCGTGACGTAATGATGCAGCATGGCGGCGTCTATATGCTCGATAGTCCCTATGCCATACCAGCCGCTGTTCTCACGGCTCTTATTGTCTTTTTCTTTCCGCGGCCACTCGACAAATTTCCGCGCGCCCTCGAATGGGTTGATATCATCTCCGTTGCTTTGTTTGCCGTAGTCGGCACCGACAAAGCTCTCATCTATCATCTGCTTCCCATGTCCATCATCTTGATGGGGTCTATCACCGGCGTGGGTGGCGGCATGCTGCGTGATGTCTTTTTGGGCGATATCCCTCGCATTTTTCAGCGCAGCAATCTATACGCGTTTTGCGCTGTAGCGGGCTCCACATCGTATTGGGCGGCCGTAACCTACGCCCACATCTCAAAACCGTGGGCAGCCGTCCTGTGTGTCATTGTCACAGTTGGCCTGCGCCGCTGGTCACTTCATTACGATGTGCTTTCCCCCGCCGACGTCGATTTGACCCCTCATGTCATGGAGCGAGTCCACAAGTTCCGCGCAAAGCCCAACTCAAAGCTCACGCAAGAAAAGCCCGAGGACTGA